A region of the Methylobacterium nodulans ORS 2060 genome:
CGATCCTGGCAACAGGGCTGATTGGACGACCGCTCCCGGGTGCTTCGAGGCTTGCTGAACAAGCACCTCGGCATGAGGGATATCGTGCCTGCCAGATCTGCCCTTCAGGAGACCCCGCCCCGAACGACTACGAGTTGCGCTGGGGCATATCCCTCGCACCTGGTCGTTGCGCGAGCCTCTGCACCGTTTTCCAGTCGCCCCGGATGAGGGCTTCCTTCTTGGCGCGGCTCCAGCCCTTGATCCGGCGCTCGGCCTCAATCGCATCGGTGATCCGGTCGAACTGCTCCGCGTAGACCAGCGTCACCGGCCGGCGCGCATGCGTGTAGCCGAGAAAGGCACCGGACTGGTGTTCGCCCATCCGCTTGTCGAGTGTCTGTCCTCGCGCTGAGCCGACATAGAAGCTGCCGTCGGAGCAGCGAAGGATGTACACGAAGGCGTTCATGCAGGGGCCCCGGACAATTCTGCGAGGCAGGTGTCCTAAAGGCAGCACAATATGGCAACCGCAGCATTCCTCATGCTGAGGTGCTGGCGATCGAAGATCGCGTAGCCTCTGGCCGGCATCAGCCGGC
Encoded here:
- a CDS encoding GIY-YIG nuclease family protein, giving the protein MNAFVYILRCSDGSFYVGSARGQTLDKRMGEHQSGAFLGYTHARRPVTLVYAEQFDRITDAIEAERRIKGWSRAKKEALIRGDWKTVQRLAQRPGARDMPQRNS